The genomic interval GGTCGATGAACGAAAGGGCCTGGGCACATCCATGTCCAGACCTTGATTTCACTTCTTGCCGTTGGTTGGAAAAAAACGATGTCCTCGCCTGGCAGACGCACGCTCCACAAACCGTTTTCAATCCAAATGCACGATTCCTTCCAGTGCCGCACGCGAGTCTTGGGGTACACCGTTGGCTTCGGTCGTATCTCGCTGTGCCTCGCTTTGGCGATCCTGGCATCGTTGACCAGCAACGTGCAAGCTCAAGTGCGTGGCAAAGCACCGGATCGTGGGACCTACCAACCGCCGGTCATCGTCAAGCAAACGACGCAAAGGCAAGGGCTGCCCAAGCCTGTTTCACTGGCAGAGCTGGATGAGCAACAATCATCCTCACGTCCCGTTCGTCCCGATTCGAATGAAATCGGCTCTGTGCGCCATGTCGTCGACTTGCAGGAAGTCGACCAGGACTCCGCTGGTGGACTTCGACCGATCGGCCAAAGCAGTGGTGTCGTGAATCTGGCAATGCCGCCGGCGCCCGTTCGGTCCCGTCAGACCGCTTCGCAGGAGCATCAACCGGGGCAGGCAAACGCACAGCATGCCAAGTCTGTTCAGCCGGTCAACCATCAACGAATCGACATGCGTCAATTGGCTCCTCAGCATCAACCACTGCAAGATCCCGGACACGTACAGAGCTGCTCCTGCGAGTCGTGCTCTGGCGGGCAGGCTGTTTCCGGACATGCGATCTCCGGCCAGGCAAGCGGTGGCTGGGTAGAAGCTCCGGTCGTTTCCTCGGAACATTACGGGCCCACGATGTGCGACGCATCAGGGGGATGTGATACGATCGGCTGTGACTCCATCGGCTGCAACTGCGGTCGCTGCTCCCAAGGCTGGGCACCTGCGACGCTGAGTTTCTGTCCTGACCGTTGGTTCGGATCGATCGAGTTGTTGCACATGGCACGCAAAGGAGATCGATTGCCGGCCTTGGTGACGACGGGCCCCGACACGGACTCGGACACTGCGGGAGAACTGAATGTTGCCGGGACACGCAGTTTGGTCGGCAATGACGCTTATTTGAGAGACGGACAACCCGGCGGGCGATTGACCCTCGGCACCTGGCTCAATCAGTATCAGAGTCGCAGCTTGGTGTTTCGCGGCTGGGCGTCGGGCGAAGAAACGTACGACTTCAACGCAAATCAAGATTCGTTTTCTGTCCTTGCACGTCCGTTCTTTAACGTCACGGACGGACAGACAGCCGCTCAAGACACGCAGTTGATTGTGTTCCCCGAGCTGGCCAATGGTGATATCAGCGTTCACATGGACAGTAGCGTTTATGGTGGAGACGCATCGATTCGTCAGATGTGGTACTGCGGCTACGGCGGTTCGGTGGACTTGTTGTACGGATACCAATACATGCGGCTGGACGAATCGCTTTCGATCGACACTCGATCGACTTCGCTGAGCGACGACTTTGCACCCTTGGGATCCGTGTTGGCCGTTCGCGACAGCTTTGGCGTAGAGAATGAATTCCACGGCGGTCAACTGGGAATCGCTTCGCGGTACCGCGAGGGCTGCTGGTCGTTCAGCGGGCTTGCCAAAGTCGGCTTTGGGTCGTTGAGCAGGCGAGCCGAGTTGTCCGGTGGCACCACCACCAGCATCGACGGCATCAGTGCATTCGATCCCAACGGGCTGCTCGTTCGCAGCACCAACGCCGGGACGCGTACCGACAGCACATTTGCTTGGGTTCCGGAGCTGGACTTCTCGATCGGCTATCAATGGTTCCGGCGGTGCGACGTGACGTTCGGTTACCACATCGTCGCTTTGACCGATGCCCTGCAGGTTTCCGGGACGATCGATCCCAATCTGGCGTCCAACCTTGCGTCACCGCCGACTGGGCAACAACGCCCTCAAGCGCGGATGAGTTACGACACGTTCTACGTCCAAGGCGTTCACTTGGGACTCTCCTACATCTACTGAGTGCGATGGCCAGCAAGGAACCACAAGGCTGTCGACGGTACGTGGACATGTGGGCGTTGCCCGGAATCCACCCGAGCAATGTCGAGTTTTTGCAAAAGCTCAAGACAGCCGACACCAATCATTTCACCACGCACATGGACTGCGTGGGGACGGTTTCCGAAATGGACCAGGAGTCCGGGGATTGGAGCCAGACCCATCTGATCGGGCTTCGTACCGATGTTTGGAAACCGGACGGCGAGGAGATGGAAAGCGCCCTGGGTGCCATCCAAGACAAACGCCGTAGCGAGCTGAAACGCTCGATCAAACGTCACGGACGACTGTCGGCCAAACAAAAGCAACAACTGGATGAACAGTTGGCTGCTGACGAAGTCATGAAGATGCAGTCTGGCGAGATCGAAACTCGACGATTGGTATTGAAACTGTTCAAGACCACGACGGAGCGTACGCGTTGGCTTGGCACGATCGAGGAGATCACGACGGCGGAGGTGCACAACTCGATCGGTTCGAACCGCACTCTGTTGACTTTGGCTGTGATGCTGCCACGCAATCAGATGGTGACGTACATCCAACAGAACCATCGAACGTTTCGCATTCCTGCGGTGTTCACGTTCTGTTTTCACGACGGAGCTCGGATGTGGAACCTGTTGCTCAAGCGATACTGGTTTTCCATCGGAGCAGATTTTGAGATCGAAGCCGATGGAGAGGCGATCGGCGAGATCGACGGACGACTGTTTTCCTTTGGTTGTGACAGCTACGTCGAAATTGACCCACACCCATTGGCCGAGCATGGGCCGCTCGTGGATCTGTTGACCTTGTTCGCCGCGTCGGTGGGGTACCACAAAGCGATGCGTCGCAGCGTAGGGCGCAGGGTCGAAGCCGCGCTGAGTGGTGAATCACACCGCAACGTCATCGGCGGCGACGAACTGCGTCTGAGAAACAACGGCCGCGCCGCGGCGTAGCCCGGGCTGCTCAAAATTTGGCGTTGACATTGTTTTTTCAGTCCATGTTTTCGTTCCATGCATCGCAATCAAAGTGAGCCTCAGGCGCTAGCCGTGGGCCGGCACCACAATCCGCCTCAGGCCCACGGCTAGCGCCTGAGGCTCACTGGGGCCACCAGCTGCGCCGGGAGAGGTGACAGAAACTTGCGGAGCGGCAGAGTGCCACAACGCCAAATTTTGAACAGCTAAGGCCACGGGTATACCCGCGTTGATGCATCCGGAACCTACGCCAGCACGCCGGGCAGTACACCTGTGCTGTCCGCAAAACTCTTCTCGCCGGTACCCAACGCTGTCAACATCGATGTGTACAGATTCGACAACGGCGTGTCTTTGCCGTAGGACAAGTGCTGGCCGCTCGCCAATCGGCCACCAGCCCTGCCGCCCAGCAGGATCGGCAAATCATGTGGGCTGTGGCTGTTCCCGTCTCGCAGACCCGATCCGTACAGAATCATCGAGTTGTCCAAGACCGTTGATTCCCGCTCTTTCATGCCATTGAGCTTTTGCAACAGATAGGCGTACTGTTGGACATGCCATTGAGTGATCAGTTGATACTGACGCAACTTGTCTTCTTCGTTCTGGTGGTGTGAGTTGTCATGGTGTCCGCCGGTGACGCCGTCCAGGAATGAAAAATTCCGTGAACTGACTGCGTTGCCGAACATGAACGTGCACACACGAGTCGTATCGGTCTGAAACGCCAACGCGATCATGTCCAACATCAATCGGACTTGTTGCTGATACTCGTCGGGACGATCCTCCGGCGGACGCTGCGCCGGATCGAGCTGCGCAAGTGGTTTCCAGTGGCGGTCTGCTCCGGACTGTTGGTTCTGAAGTCGTTCTTCGATCGAGCGAACCGACTGCAGGTACTCCTCCATTCGCTGCCGATCTGCTGAGCCGAGCCGCCGATTCAACTCATTGGTATCACCGAGTACTCGATCCAGCAACAGAGAATCACGACGCGTGCTGGCTTGGGACGGGTTCGCTGCGCGAAACAGTCGATCAAACACCAACCGTGGGTCGAGCTCTTTGGCCAGCGGACTGGTTGGACCGTTCCAAGCGATGTGCGATCCGTAAACCCGAGTGTATCCGACATTGGTGTCAACACCCGTGGTCACTGGGTCGATGCCCAGTTCCAAGGATCGCAGCGGCGTGAGTGCGCCCAAGTGATCCGCCGCGACTTGATCCATCGACCGACCATTGCAATTGAGATCGATGCCGAGAGATTTGTTGATGGTGGTGCAAGTCAGAAAACCGGAAGTCTTTACATAGTGTCCATCGCCGAAATCACTGGCTTGATTCCACAGATTAGAAAAGATCAATAACTGGTCTTTTAGGTCCGACAGCGGCTCCAGCGTCGGAGACCATTTGAAATCACTGCCTGTTCCGTCCGGTGTCCACATGTCGGCGCGAACGCCATTGGGTGCGAACAAGGCTGCCAATCGGAGAGGTGCATCGCTCGGCGGTTTTCCATCAGCCTCTGCCGCATCGGCTCGGCTGGGCATCATCGCCTCCAGCCACGGCAGCGCAAGACCTGCGCCTACGCCACGCAACAGCGTTCGGCGGGAGAGCGGGAATCCTTTGTTGCGGTCGTCGTCGAGAAACACCAGTTTTCGATTCATTTCATTCCCCATCATTCGGACTCCTTGTTTGAATTGCCAACCGACACGTTCACCGCTACCGCACGATCCGAACGCCCTTGTTTGTAGCGAAAAGGAACGCTTTTGACGATCTCCAGCACCAGTGTTTGTGCTCGATAATCATCTGCTGCCAACTTTTCGCCAATCGATTCCACCACACACTCGTCTTCGTTGGTCAAACCTCGCGCCAGTGCATAACCGAGCATTTTGGTGGTCAAATGTCTGATAAACAGGTCTTTCCGCTCCATCAGCAATCGTTTCAACGCTTCTGGACCATCAAAGGTTTCGCCGCTGGGCAGCTCACCACTGGCGTCAATCGCAATCCCATCGGCTTTGTCCCTCCATCGCCCCAGGACATCATAGTTCTCCAAACCAAAACCGAGTGGATCCATGGCATCATGACAGGATGCACAGGTGGGATCGGTACGGTGTCGCTCCAGTCGTTCCCGTAGTGATTTTGGTTGGCTGGCTTCTTTGGACTCTTCCAGAGCGGGCACACCCGGCGGCGGTGGTGGTGGCGGCGTGCCCAAGAGTGTTTCCAGGATCCATTTGCCCCTCAGCACCGGGCTGGTTCGATGGGCATACGAAGAAACCGCCAAGACGGCGCTCATGCC from Stieleria varia carries:
- a CDS encoding BBP7 family outer membrane beta-barrel protein, whose product is MHDSFQCRTRVLGYTVGFGRISLCLALAILASLTSNVQAQVRGKAPDRGTYQPPVIVKQTTQRQGLPKPVSLAELDEQQSSSRPVRPDSNEIGSVRHVVDLQEVDQDSAGGLRPIGQSSGVVNLAMPPAPVRSRQTASQEHQPGQANAQHAKSVQPVNHQRIDMRQLAPQHQPLQDPGHVQSCSCESCSGGQAVSGHAISGQASGGWVEAPVVSSEHYGPTMCDASGGCDTIGCDSIGCNCGRCSQGWAPATLSFCPDRWFGSIELLHMARKGDRLPALVTTGPDTDSDTAGELNVAGTRSLVGNDAYLRDGQPGGRLTLGTWLNQYQSRSLVFRGWASGEETYDFNANQDSFSVLARPFFNVTDGQTAAQDTQLIVFPELANGDISVHMDSSVYGGDASIRQMWYCGYGGSVDLLYGYQYMRLDESLSIDTRSTSLSDDFAPLGSVLAVRDSFGVENEFHGGQLGIASRYREGCWSFSGLAKVGFGSLSRRAELSGGTTTSIDGISAFDPNGLLVRSTNAGTRTDSTFAWVPELDFSIGYQWFRRCDVTFGYHIVALTDALQVSGTIDPNLASNLASPPTGQQRPQARMSYDTFYVQGVHLGLSYIY
- a CDS encoding DUF1552 domain-containing protein, with amino-acid sequence MNRKLVFLDDDRNKGFPLSRRTLLRGVGAGLALPWLEAMMPSRADAAEADGKPPSDAPLRLAALFAPNGVRADMWTPDGTGSDFKWSPTLEPLSDLKDQLLIFSNLWNQASDFGDGHYVKTSGFLTCTTINKSLGIDLNCNGRSMDQVAADHLGALTPLRSLELGIDPVTTGVDTNVGYTRVYGSHIAWNGPTSPLAKELDPRLVFDRLFRAANPSQASTRRDSLLLDRVLGDTNELNRRLGSADRQRMEEYLQSVRSIEERLQNQQSGADRHWKPLAQLDPAQRPPEDRPDEYQQQVRLMLDMIALAFQTDTTRVCTFMFGNAVSSRNFSFLDGVTGGHHDNSHHQNEEDKLRQYQLITQWHVQQYAYLLQKLNGMKERESTVLDNSMILYGSGLRDGNSHSPHDLPILLGGRAGGRLASGQHLSYGKDTPLSNLYTSMLTALGTGEKSFADSTGVLPGVLA